The following nucleotide sequence is from Gordonia humi.
CAGATGTTTCCAGCGATTCCAGAGAGGTTCCTCGCAGCCATCTTCGGAACACCCTGCACGCCTCTCACCCGGTCGAACTACGACCATCCCTACGAGCGGCAGGCCGAATGGTTCGCTCGACTGCTCATCTCTAGAGCTGACGAGTACCGATCTAACCTTCTCCCAGACGGCCGGAAAGCTACCCTCAGGCAACAACGCATCCTCGACCGCGCCGCCACAGTCTTCGGCTGGCCGTGACATGGGAACCATCCTCACTGTCGTTTTGTGCGGTGGACTTCTCACAATCGGCATCTGGCGACTGCTGCACATCCCCTCGCGGCCGAGTGTCGCCTGGTGGGCCTACACGCAGACGTTTCTTTTTGCAGCGCTCGCCAAACTCGCCCGGACGCCGAATCTTGCCGACCGCTGGGCTGAACCCGCTCTCTACAAACTCACTCACGTGCACAACGTGATGACACTTGTCGGGATGACGCTCGGCGCGCTCGTCGCAGTGCCGGCGGTCCTGGTCATGCTTGATCTCACCGGTCGACGCTCATCGCTCCGATTAGCCGCCGCGATCCAAGCCGTCATCGCCGCAGCCATGATCATTTCATTCGCCGCCTCCGCGATCCCTCAAAGCCCCGCTAGCAGCTACATCACGGCCACGGTGCCCATGCCCTGGGACGCGGCGACCTGGTCCTACTGGGCGGTCTTCCTTGGATCGATCGGTGCAGCTGGACTTGTGAACCTTATCCTTGCGGTGCAAGCCTTCATCGTCGTCCGGCGAGGAAGCTTCGCCGTCGCGCTTCTGGGTTGGGCCATCACGGCTGGTGCGGCGTGCCTCTATATCGCCAACAAGATCGTCAATCTTGCCGTGCAGCAGGTCCAGGGCGACCAGCCCGATGAGAGCTGGTACCTGCACAACGTGTCGACCATCTCCCTTACCCTGCTTCTGCTCGTCGTCGGGTCATTCGGAATCACGTTGTCCATCTACCCCTTGCATCGCTTGCCGACCCGGTGGCGCCGGTACCGCCTTCTCCGCAAGCGCACCGACGAGTGGAAGGCCGCTCGCTCAGCTCGACCCGACGCTGTCCTTCCGAACCTTCCAGTGCCCGACGGCCGTCGCCGACATCTGTGGTCAGCCGCCCGCAACCCGATCGCCGCCTACAGCCTCCAAGTCGAACTCGCGGACACTAACAACGCGTGCTGATCAACCACGTGTACTCCGTGCCAGGCTTCTCCGCAGTCGAGTACACGACCCTTCTGCCGAGCTCCTGACCGACGTCCCCGATGGTGCGGGCCGAGACGATCTCCCACCCGTGACTCTGCGCCCACGAGGATGGATCGACTACCACCGAAGCGAACCCCCGACCGGAGTGCTCCTGCGCCTCCGTCGACATCTCGCGCGTCTGAGCTTCGTCCAACGAGCCCTGCCCGAAGTGCGCAGCCAGGAATCGGGAACCCGGCGCAGACATCGACCGCGCCGCCGTCAGCACACGGGACGCTTCGTCGTCGGTCAGGTAGAACATTCCTTCTGCCACCCAGCAAGTGGGCACAGTCGCGTCGTAGCCTCCGGCTGCCAGCGCCGCTGGCCACTCGTCGTCTATTCCGACCTCTACCTGCGACCACTCCCCCACCGGGGACCTTCCAGTGGCCGCGATAGCGTCCCGCTTGAACGCTGCGAGCGCCGAGGACTCGACCTCGAAGAACTTTGTCCCCGGTGTCGCCAACCTGAAGGCGCGGGAGTCGAGCCCCGATCCAAGGATCACGACCTGAACACAGCCAGCAGCAATCGCCGCTCGCACTTCACGATCCAGCCACCACGTGCGGATCACATTCGACTCAAACAGCCGCTGGCCTGTCATAGCCGATACCGACACCATCCCGTAGTCCAGTCCCGATGCATCGACAAAACTCTGAGCGAGCGGGTCAACGATCAGGGGCTGTGGCCGATCCGTCTCCAACGCTCGCATCTTCGCCGTGAACACCGCCGTCGTACCGGGACCTGACACACGTTCGTCTGCCATTTCTTCCTCCTTGAGGTTCCTTTATGATGCCCTTGTGATGATCGAACGGGCGAATCCGTCCACATTATGTATCGAGGTTTCGGCGTGTCGCTCCGACGATCTTCCATTTCTGCCAGCAATAATTGCACGCATGGCTGGCAGACCAAAGAAACACCAAGACGGACTCGTCCGCCGCAACATGTGGGTCGACCCCGACGTTGAAGCGGCGTTCAAACGTGGGGCACAGAAGCACGGACTCACGCTCGTCGACTACTTCGCCGCCCTAGTTCTCCAAGCGGAGAGCCAGCCCATAACCCCTGCACAGGAGGTGCTGCCCCTGCGCCTCACCGGATAGTTCTGCCGCGGGTGAGGGCCCAACACCTCCCGAACCTGCCGTTACGGCGCGCCAGAAGGTTGACAAGTGGCGCGAGAAAAACTGAAGAGCACTGCGGAGACTTCGGGACAAAGGAAAAGGCCCCCTAGCGACAACTAGAGGGCCTTTCTGAAGTTCTCGGATTCCAGGGCACCACCCCTGAGTCCCAGCCCCGAATAAATCGCAGCTACCCGAAAGGGACTTGACTTGACGGTCTGGTCTCAGGGTAGCGCGCACCCTGAATCACTTGCAAGCACCGATCGCATCGGTGCACATTGCGTGTCGTCGACGGCGCGCTCGACCCTTGTGGTCGACGTCGACACCACCACTCCCCTACCCCGCCCTATGCCGGTGTCGGGGCCTCGCTCGGCTGCCCTCTACGCGCGTGCGTGCGGCACCCGCCTCTACCGCGGGTCCTCGCCGCTCCTCCGCCGCCGCGGGCAGATACGCACCGGGCCGTACCTGCTGCGCTCACTCGGCATCCACCGACCCTCGACGCTCGCACTCCCCCCAGACGCACACCAAGGCATCGCGTGCTGGACCACCGACATCGACTGGCTCATGAAAGCCGACATCGCCTACCAACTCCACTACCGGACCGTCCGTCCCCTGGTCTGCGACGTCCACGGCCGCGGCGGCGTCAGCCGAAAAGCCTTCCGCGCCGTCTGCGCAGCCCGCGCACACTTCGCCGACTGGACCAACGGACGAGGCAGCCGCCCAGCGGTCGCCACCCTCCAGGCCATCACCGGACTATCCAAAGCCGTCATCCAACGCGCTACCCGCCTCATGCGAGCCCTCGGCCTAGCCACCGAAATCATGCGCGGCCGCCAACGCACCTACCGCGAACGCATGGCCTCCTGGCGCGTCCGCGACAAAGGTCGCGGATGGGCGTCAGTGTGGGCGCTGCACCCGCCCCGTAATCCACAGGTCAACCAGCTCAAAGAACGCCTCGATCCCCGCCCGAACAAGTCGGTGACACCCCATCCCCGAAGGGGTCCCTTTAGGGCCCTATCTCACGAAAGATTTCACTCACTAGAGCACGACACAGGCTCCGCCTGTGAAGAAAAGCGCCGCGCTCCGCGCGACAGCACCGACGAAAGGGCTGGGTCGAAGCGGAAACATCGTGCAGTCGATCCACAAGCGGTCAAACTCGCCGCTCACTGGCTCTCAGACCCACAAACACCGCGCTGGGCACACCGACACTCGGCCAAAGGCTGGGCACCACTGCTGACCGCACCAGCAGCCCACAACTGGGTATCAGCCGACATCAACCAACTCATCCGCGACTACCGAGGCATCACCGGACACTGGATCGCCACCGACCCACACCACCCCATCAAACTCCTCGCCGGCATCCTCAAATGGCACGGTAAGGACAACCTCGACGACCGACCCGCAGCCGCCATCCTCGCCCAAGAGGCTGAAGCCGCCGCGCGGCGCCGAGCAATCAACGAGTGCGACCGCTGTAGCGAGTATGGCTGGGAGCTGGATCCGACATCCGGACTCGAACGCGAACCGGTCGCCCGATGCTCACACATTCACCACATTCACGCGTAGTGGTTTCTCCGCGGAAAAATTGTGAACTCACACTTCGTCCCGCGGAGACTTGCCTACCCATCGCTATCCACGGAACCTCTCTAATAGGGCGTTCGATCCTCGATCCAGGCGGCAATGACATCTTGCCGGTACCCCTTGGCGTTGCCGACCGTCACTGCGTGAGGAGGAAGGATGCCGCGCCGCGCATAGCTGCGCACCGTATTGACAGACAGGTTCGCGCGCTCGGCTATCTCTGCGATAGACAAGTAGTGCTCGGCCATACACGGAACGATACTGGTCTATTTTTCCACGGAAAAATGGGCGTGCCGCCTCGACCGGACGCAGTGGGTGTAGTAGCGTTATCGACAAGCGCACAGCAAACAGTGCATCTCGCTCAGTCCGTGTTTTTCCGCGGAAAAATCCCGAAGTAGCCGCGCACGCGGCGAAGCATACGGAGGAATATCCATGGCAACTCATATCGTCCTGAATCAGAAGGGTGGCGTCGGCAAATCGACGATCACCATGAACCTGGCGGCGGTCAAGAACGATGCCCTCGCGTCACCTACTGATGATGTCCCGCCCGTCCTCGCGGTATCAATCGACCCTCAAGGTTCTGCTGTCTGGTGGGCTGACCGCGCCGAGGACCTTCCGTTCATGGTCGCCGACGCCGCCACCGAAGGCGAGATCAGCCGCGCCGTCAATATTCCCGGCGTCCGCCATGTCTATGTCGACACCCCAGGATGGATAGGGGACCACCCGGGGTCCTCCGAGAACGGCCTCGGTGGTCTGCTCCTCAGTGAAGCCCTCGACGTATCAGACCTCGTGATCATC
It contains:
- a CDS encoding class I SAM-dependent methyltransferase encodes the protein MADERVSGPGTTAVFTAKMRALETDRPQPLIVDPLAQSFVDASGLDYGMVSVSAMTGQRLFESNVIRTWWLDREVRAAIAAGCVQVVILGSGLDSRAFRLATPGTKFFEVESSALAAFKRDAIAATGRSPVGEWSQVEVGIDDEWPAALAAGGYDATVPTCWVAEGMFYLTDDEASRVLTAARSMSAPGSRFLAAHFGQGSLDEAQTREMSTEAQEHSGRGFASVVVDPSSWAQSHGWEIVSARTIGDVGQELGRRVVYSTAEKPGTEYTWLISTRC
- a CDS encoding helix-turn-helix domain-containing protein, translated to MAEHYLSIAEIAERANLSVNTVRSYARRGILPPHAVTVGNAKGYRQDVIAAWIEDRTPY
- a CDS encoding ParA family protein, coding for MATHIVLNQKGGVGKSTITMNLAAVKNDALASPTDDVPPVLAVSIDPQGSAVWWADRAEDLPFMVADAATEGEISRAVNIPGVRHVYVDTPGWIGDHPGSSENGLGGLLLSEALDVSDLVIIPIPPEPLAFQPTVRTIREVVEPRGLPFILVINNWDPRDGDVDLTQTQGFIREMGWGTNLANTVIRRYKVHTRAAAQGVVVTEYDANRASLQARQDFHKLTDEISERV